The proteins below come from a single Miscanthus floridulus cultivar M001 chromosome 1, ASM1932011v1, whole genome shotgun sequence genomic window:
- the LOC136541724 gene encoding transcription initiation factor TFIID subunit 4b-like isoform X4 yields the protein MDPIMKLLEDDEDESLHSGADVEAFTAALNREVEASASASTSTSVPAGSSCSSSQPTDHGAGLLPQEHKSLLNHGHGQWQDPVKNEIVNQESQQQEQTHALRNDQPSRPEMVSQGSNNNPLPTNTPKECDLLKAKQEPGTTSQQGIVAQQQPMQQMKSEQTPIVTQQQSMQQMKSQQTPGTNQTNSATTTAKAPVVTFHMLIPILRRYLDKDRDMQVQSIFAKLRKNEVSKEHFLKVVRNIVGDKLLKQAASQYQMQHTAQAQRSPQTNPSNYSLSGQVSGQQTVPSGSMTGDEQKRYPGAHTIPMKQAIDSTRPPQFRPSSSGQMQSNTSYPPSQTNLHKANEMGNMSDGKGVHMLQTRPPNNSIPVQTMQHHVQRPRASSPVFGANSIHARPFLRPVGGPAAPFRPQMADSNPRAQLVQGAVTTVAGSVPTRSIVSGNAPSNQSTRQQSANKEQKTNSFAPTAHMNKETVSQNSESSQNSFAAMHAKQVNQALGSSKVGAGTESQPPQLSAPKPLTTTSLSQTQSHGIQEEPKIQIQSSVQAPPAAASKTPQRKATSGQKKPLEALGSSPPPSSKKQKVSGGFHEQSIDQLNDVTAVSGVNLREEEEQLFSGPKEESRVSEAARKVVQLEEEKLILRKGPLTLKLAVIMSKCNLKVIGTDVERCLSMCVEERLRGFISSIIRFSKQRVDVEKSRHRFYPLSSDVHSHIMRVNREAREQWEKKQAEDAERIRKQTDGDGNANVDIEKDKNETRGLSKHAKTYKEDDDKMRTTAANVAARVAAGGDDMLSKWQLLAERNKQRSEGGDGSSGSVPGNMLQHRPSLKSGKDLREEQEVEKRGYSTMLGSGCFAEEHEQDRLCAKATYTILSRRGYWFWF from the exons ATGGATCCCATCATGAAGCTACTCGAGGACGACGAG GATGAGAGTCTGCACTCGGGTGCCGACGTCGAGGCCTTCACGGCGGCGCTGAACCGCGAGGTGGAggccagcgccagcgccagcaccagcaccagcgtcCCCGCCGGCTCCTCCTGCTCCTCGTCCCAGCCCACGGATCACGGCGCTG GACTTTTACCTCAGGAACACAAGTCACTATTAAACCATGGTCATGGTCAGTGGCAAGATCCAGTAAAGAATGAAATTGTAAACCAGGAGAGCCAGCAACAGGAACAGACACATGCACTTAGAAATGATCAGCCGTCAAGACCTGAAATGGTTTCTCAAGGTTCTAATAACAACCCCCTTCCTACTAATACACCAAAAGAATGTGATTTACTTAAGGCAAAGCAAGAGCCTGGGACCACATCTCAACAAGGTATTGTTGCTCAGCAGCAGCCTATGCAGCAAATGAAGAGTGAACAAACACCAATTGTCACTCAGCAGCAATCTATGCAGCAAATGAAGAGTCAACAAACACCAGGCACAAACCAAACAAATAGTGCAACTACAACAGCAAAAGCCCCAGTTGTTACATTTCACATGTTAATTCCAATTTTGAGACGCTACCTTGACAAAGACAGGGATATGCAAGTGCAGTCCATTTTCGCCAAGTTGCGG AAAAATGAAGTCAGCAAGGAACACTTCTTAAAAGTTGTAAGGAATATTGTTGGTGATAAATTGCTTAAGCAAGCTGCTTCACAATATCAAATGCAG CACACTGCTCAGGCACAGCGAAGCCCTCAGACAAACCCAAGCAACTATTCTTTATCAGGTCAAGTTTCTGGTCAGCAGACTGTTCCCAGTGGTTCTATGACAGGAGATGAACAGAAGAGATATCCAGGGGCTCACACCATCCCTATGAAACAAGCTATTGACAGCACTCGACCACCTCAATTTCGGCCTTCCTCGTCTGGCCAAATGCAGAGTAATACGAGTTATCCACCTTCACAAACCAATTTGCATAAGGCTAATGAAATGGGAAACATGTCGGATGGGAAAGGGGTGCATATGTTACAAACTCGTCCACCCAATAACTCCATACCAGTACAAACAATGCAGCATCATGTGCAGCGTCCACGGGCATCCTCACCAGTGTTTGGGGCAAATAGTATTCATGCACGTCCATTTCTGCGGCCAGTTGGAGGTCCAGCTGCACCATTTAGACCACAAATGGCAGATTCCAATCCAAGAGCACAATTGGTCCAGGGAGCTGTGACCACAGTAGCTGGGAGTGTGCCAACACGATCCATAGTGTCTGGAAATGCGCCAAGTAATCAATCTACAAGGCAACAATCAGCAAACAAGGAGCAAAAAACTAATTCTTTTGCTCCAACAGCACATATGAATAAGGAAACTGTTAGCCAAAACTCTGAATCTTCACAAAATTCTTTTGCTGCGATGCATGCAAAACAAGTCAATCAAGCCCTGGGATCTTCAAAAGTCGGTGCTGGCACGGAAAGCCAGCCACCACAATTGAGTGCGCCTAAGCCTTTAACCACAACAAGCTTAAGTCAGACTCAATCTCATGGCATTCAAGAAGAGCCTAAAATTCAG ATTCAATCTTCTGTGCAAGCACCTCCTGCAGCAGCTTCTAAAACACCTCAGAGGAAGGCAACTTCTGGACAGAAGAAGCCTTTGGAAGCATTAGGCTCATCCCCTCCACCATCTAG CAAAAAGCAGAAGGTATCTGGAGGTTTCCATGAACAAAGCATTGACCAGCTTAATGATGTCACTGCAGTTAGTGGTGTTAATCTGAGG GaagaagaggaacaacttttcTCTGGTCCAAAGGAAGAGAGTCGAGTTTCAGAAGCTGCTCGGAAAGTTGTTCAACTAGAAGAAGAAAAGCTCATTCTACGGAAGGGACCCCTGACCCTAAAATTAGCAGTAATCA TGAGTAAATGTAATTTGAAGGTCATTGGCACTGATGTGGAACGCTGTCTATCCATG TGTGTTGAGGAGAGGTTACGGGGGTTTATAAGCAGTATAATAAGGTTCTCAAAACAG AGGGTTGATGTTGAAAAGTCAAGGCATCGTTTTTATCCGTTATCCTCAGATGTTCACAGTCATATTATGAGGGTGAACCGAGAAGCTAGAGAACAGTGGGAGAAAAAGCAGGCTGAAGATGCTGAGAGAATTAGGAAACAAACTGAT GGAGATGGCAATGCAAATGTTGATATAGAAAAAGACAAAAACGAGACCCGTGGTTTGTCAAAGCATGCAAAG ACTTACAAGGAGGACGATGATAAGATGCGAACTACAGCTGCAAATGTTGCTGCACGTGTTGCAGCTGGGGGAGATGACATGCTGTCAAAGTGGCAGTTGCTAGCTGAACGAAATAAGCAGAGAAGTGAGGGAGGTGATGGTTCTTCTGGCTCTGTACCAGGTAACATGTTGCAACACAGGCCATCACTGAAATCTGGGAAAGACTTGAGGGAAGAACAGGAAGTTGAAAAGAGAGGCTACTCCACAATGCTTGGATCTG GTTGTTTCGCCGAAGAGCATGAGCAAGACAGACTGTGTGCTAAAGCTACCTACACCATTCTCTCACGAAGAGGATATTGGTTTTGGTTCTGA
- the LOC136541750 gene encoding leucine-rich repeat protein 1-like, which yields MAALVLATALALALALAAGPAPARASNDEGDALYALRQRLSDPNGVLQSWDPTLVNPCTWFHVTCDQASRVVRLDLGNSNVSGSIGPELGRLVNLKYLELYRNNLDGEIPKELGNLKNLISLDLYANKLTGGIPKSLSKLDSLRFMRLNNNKLTGSIPREFAKLSNLKVIDLSNNDLCGTIPVDGPFSTFPLRSFENNSRLNGPELQGLVPYDFGC from the exons ATGGCGGCTCTCGTCCTCGCcaccgccctcgccctcgccctcgccctcgccgccgGCCCCGCGCCCGCGCGGGCGTCCAACGACGAGGGCGACGCGCTCTACGCGCTGCGGCAGCGGCTGTCCGACCCCAACGGCGTACTGCAGAGCTGGGATCCCACGCTCGTCAACCCCTGCACCTGGTTCCACGTCACCTGCGACCAGGCCAGCCGCGTCGTCCGCCT GGATTTAGGCAATTCCAACGTCTCCGGCTCCATCGGCCCTGAGCTGGGCCGCCTTGTCAACCTCAAATACCT GGAGCTATACAGGAACAATCTTGACGGCGAGATCCCCAAGGAACTGGGCAACCTGAAGAATCTGATCAGCTTGGACTTGTATGCCAACAAGCTCACTGGAGGAATCCCCAAGTCACTTTCCAAGCTCGACTCGCTCAGATTCAT GCGCTTGAACAACAACAAGCTTACAGGATCAATTCCAAGGGAGTTTGCCAAGCTCTCCAACCTGAAAGTCAT CGATTTGTCTAACAATGATCTCTGTGGAACTATTCCTGTCGATGGACCTTTCTCAACCTTTCCTCTTCGAAG CTTTGAGAACAACAGCAGGCTCAACGGTCCAGAGCTACAAGGATTGGTTCCCTATGACTTTGGATGTTAG